In Arachis hypogaea cultivar Tifrunner chromosome 7, arahy.Tifrunner.gnm2.J5K5, whole genome shotgun sequence, the genomic window ACGTCCAAGAAATCGACGATGACCTTCAACAGCCTTTGCCATGTTTCCATAATAAGATGGTATAAACACATCACTTTCGATAGATACAATATAGTCAAGAGCAGCCATTTGAGATGCATGATTAGAAAAGGGTTCCAGCTCCTCAATGGATGCCAACTTTTCCTGAAAACAGTCAAAGCTTTGTTAATCAGAATGATCCAATGCTTCTGACTGGGTTGCTACTACCACAGAACGTTCAGGAGCATAGGCAAACCAATGTTTTTTGGGAGCATAGGCAAACcaatctttttctttcctttttcttttggcTAGTTGAGTAGTTGAACATTAATATAATATGCACTGTCTTTTAACTGATTGTTCTTGTGTGCATATAAGGAAGATTAGCCACCCAAGATGACGAAGAAAAATAACATTTATTATTGTCTTTAATAATGGAGGTTTCAGTTAACAGCAATTTCTGCCATAACAGAAAAGGCATGACAATTTAGCCTTTATAATTCATTTTGATCCAGTGCTCCTTACAGTAGCATTATCAACTGTGTTGTAGACTACCGTAGAAATTGTTTCCTCAACAATTTAGACTTTTCATTCCTGGTATCGTGTAGTGACAGATCTTACCCCAGATCAAATAGAGAACTTCTATTGAATCAACACGACATTTATGTTATTTAATTGAAATATGAGCTTAACAAAGCACAAAATGTCAAACAAAAATTCTCCCTATTGTTTAGGGAAGGTTTTTTATAGATACATTTCAACCTTTAGACACTGATAATAGCATTGGGAGAACCACCTCACAAAAGCTAGTTATTTGAATGGAGAGCCCAGGGCATTATCAACCCCTCATCAAAATCCCATACCTTCAAGGTAAGCCTCAAGTCTGCAATTGGATCCCAAGACATTGTTTCCTTtattttaaagaagaaaaactgtAATGGGTTACAATGAACAAGGCATTACAAAAGCATAAAGCCTCAATTTATTACtctatcttttgttttttatttttatggactCGATTTATTGCTCTATCAAATTCACTATCAATTTACATGTTAAAAGTTTCCAGTCAGTCTTGATAAGGTGCCAAAAATAGTTATTTCTTCAGCAGACTTAgttcactaattttttttcttgtaacATATCAaacttagagagagagagagagagagagagagagagagagagagagagtactgAACACCACCAACTTTCGTAACACATGATTGCAATGCTTTACCTTGCTCATTAGCAATGGATAGCGGGAACGCAGTTCAGCCATATAGGACTCACCCCCGTATATCCCTCCAGATGCAATATATATCGGTGTCTTTGATGGGTATCCGAGAGCAGTAAGAAAAATTCCAACTTCCTTTGGAGTTAAGGGGCAAAATCCTTTCAACCTTTGTTCTACGGGATCAATTTCCTTTATTTTCCAATATGAAGTGTTCTCTCTACAAGTTTTACAAGCAATAATTATTGTCCAATGTGTACATGAAGAGAGCATAGATTCAATCGATCATTTGATAGCAACCATGTTCATATACCTGATTATCCGTAGCTCTTCAGCCTCATCTTGAGATAAATCATGTGTGCATCCACTAAATGCAAGCATATCCTTCTCATAACGTAAATGCAGTGCAACATAAGGACCAAATAACCTCATCCTTTCCACCAACAACTACAAGAAGCCAAGAATTACagcaaaaacaaataaatcaataaaatgCACCAGTCATGTACTAAGTATAAGATACACAAGAAAAAGGCCAATAATGGGTAAATCTTATATACTTTTCCCATTTGTTCAATGCGAGGTGAAAATCGGAGAGCTTCATAACAAGCACGGCAGCGAAGCTTCTGAATGTCTGCAGGTAGGTTGTTGTTTGCTAAACGTGAATCAGATTTTGCTGCTCTAATAACCTTCAGATGTTATCAACAATCAATAATATAAGATTATTGcacaatatataaattaaataaaaaaaatgaaagagtgaCACCATAGTTTAACAGTATATGATAACAGATTTTCAACATACATACTTGGTATTCTTCCCACAAGGTAGCAATCTCATTCTCATAATAATCCATACCAGACCAGCTTATGAAGTACTTCACAATTCTGGTTTCATTAACCAGTTCTTGGGGAAGCTTCTTAATTATCTTCACATCATTAGCTAGAGAACGTATAAAATGCTCTTCATCAAAAACATCAGAGAAATTgctgaaaaaacaaaaagaacaaagaaaaataagTTCCTAAAATTGAATTCACATAACATCCGACACAGAAAAGAAGCTATGACAGAAAAGATACAAACCAAAGACAGGATACAAAATTACCTAGTGTCTTGCCAAAATGATCTTTTATCAAGTTCAGGAACTACAAGAGTGGCATTTATTATACGAGCTACAGCTACCATATCACATATCTGAAAGCAAAAAGTACAAATTTGCAGCTTCTAATAATACACAGGAATAAGAAATCCTCAAATCCATCAGCATAGCAACTTCACATTAATACTAGTAAAATGAGCATTAGCATAATTCAGAGTGTGTGTacgcaagagagagagagagatcagaCCCCAGCACGCATTTGATTGAGACCACCATTTGTATGAACTAGAAGGTATCCTCTTGACTCAGCAGGAGCTGGATAAATAGTTCTAACTTTAAGCAAGTATCAAATAATTCAAACTCAGAAACTTGCAACAAAAGTTTTAGTTTCTTACCTGTATAATTAGGTGTAGGCTTTGTACAGGGCAGATACCCACGATTGGATGGAGGCTTCCACAACTTCTCATAATCCGAAACCCCTCTTGAAACGTTCGACTGTTAAATCTAAAATGAGTGAAAATATGAAAGGTGCTGGGTGCATAACTGctgctaaattttaataaaattttaacacaTACAACTGCCAACAGACATGACA contains:
- the LOC112703207 gene encoding O-fucosyltransferase 7 isoform X3, encoding MQKRKCVSVVQLRKLLTAAICSIAFMALVSVHVQHVVPSSNDQKFNDKITTTRDLQRWTRELAPPHLSKVLFPPPKSNVSRGVSDYEKLWKPPSNRGYLPCTKPTPNYTAPAESRGYLLVHTNGGLNQMRAGICDMVAVARIINATLVVPELDKRSFWQDTSNFSDVFDEEHFIRSLANDVKIIKKLPQELVNETRIVKYFISWSGMDYYENEIATLWEEYQVIRAAKSDSRLANNNLPADIQKLRCRACYEALRFSPRIEQMGKLLVERMRLFGPYVALHLRYEKDMLAFSGCTHDLSQDEAEELRIIRENTSYWKIKEIDPVEQRLKGFCPLTPKEVGIFLTALGYPSKTPIYIASGGIYGGESYMAELRSRYPLLMSKEKLASIEELEPFSNHASQMAALDYIVSIESDVFIPSYYGNMAKAVEGHRRFLGRGRSILPDRKALVRLFDKLAQGTMTEGKSLSNKIIDLHRRRLGSPRKRKGPISGTKGMDRFRSEEAFYSNSLPDCLCRTGPLHPNTASHVVR
- the LOC112703207 gene encoding O-fucosyltransferase 7 isoform X2 gives rise to the protein MSSTSFLLPMIRSSMTRSQRLEICKGGQESWLRLIYQKFCFLLQRFLSLINMFLYVPHQPGWSNVSRGVSDYEKLWKPPSNRGYLPCTKPTPNYTAPAESRGYLLVHTNGGLNQMRAGICDMVAVARIINATLVVPELDKRSFWQDTSNFSDVFDEEHFIRSLANDVKIIKKLPQELVNETRIVKYFISWSGMDYYENEIATLWEEYQVIRAAKSDSRLANNNLPADIQKLRCRACYEALRFSPRIEQMGKLLVERMRLFGPYVALHLRYEKDMLAFSGCTHDLSQDEAEELRIIRENTSYWKIKEIDPVEQRLKGFCPLTPKEVGIFLTALGYPSKTPIYIASGGIYGGESYMAELRSRYPLLMSKETMSWDPIADLRLTLKEKLASIEELEPFSNHASQMAALDYIVSIESDVFIPSYYGNMAKAVEGHRRFLGRGRSILPDRKALVRLFDKLAQGTMTEGKSLSNKIIDLHRRRLGSPRKRKGPISGTKGMDRFRSEEAFYSNSLPDCLCRTGPLHPNTASHVVR
- the LOC112703207 gene encoding O-fucosyltransferase 7 isoform X1, encoding MQKRKCVSVVQLRKLLTAAICSIAFMALVSVHVQHVVPSSNDQKFNDKITTTRDLQRWTRELAPPHLSKVLFPPPKSNVSRGVSDYEKLWKPPSNRGYLPCTKPTPNYTAPAESRGYLLVHTNGGLNQMRAGICDMVAVARIINATLVVPELDKRSFWQDTSNFSDVFDEEHFIRSLANDVKIIKKLPQELVNETRIVKYFISWSGMDYYENEIATLWEEYQVIRAAKSDSRLANNNLPADIQKLRCRACYEALRFSPRIEQMGKLLVERMRLFGPYVALHLRYEKDMLAFSGCTHDLSQDEAEELRIIRENTSYWKIKEIDPVEQRLKGFCPLTPKEVGIFLTALGYPSKTPIYIASGGIYGGESYMAELRSRYPLLMSKETMSWDPIADLRLTLKEKLASIEELEPFSNHASQMAALDYIVSIESDVFIPSYYGNMAKAVEGHRRFLGRGRSILPDRKALVRLFDKLAQGTMTEGKSLSNKIIDLHRRRLGSPRKRKGPISGTKGMDRFRSEEAFYSNSLPDCLCRTGPLHPNTASHVVR
- the LOC112703207 gene encoding O-fucosyltransferase 7 isoform X4, translating into MSSTSFLLPMIRSSMTRSQRLEICKGGQESWLRLIYQKFCFLLQRFLSLINMFLYVPHQPGWSNVSRGVSDYEKLWKPPSNRGYLPCTKPTPNYTAPAESRGYLLVHTNGGLNQMRAGICDMVAVARIINATLVVPELDKRSFWQDTSNFSDVFDEEHFIRSLANDVKIIKKLPQELVNETRIVKYFISWSGMDYYENEIATLWEEYQVIRAAKSDSRLANNNLPADIQKLRCRACYEALRFSPRIEQMGKLLVERMRLFGPYVALHLRYEKDMLAFSGCTHDLSQDEAEELRIIRENTSYWKIKEIDPVEQRLKGFCPLTPKEVGIFLTALGYPSKTPIYIASGGIYGGESYMAELRSRYPLLMSKEKLASIEELEPFSNHASQMAALDYIVSIESDVFIPSYYGNMAKAVEGHRRFLGRGRSILPDRKALVRLFDKLAQGTMTEGKSLSNKIIDLHRRRLGSPRKRKGPISGTKGMDRFRSEEAFYSNSLPDCLCRTGPLHPNTASHVVR